CGAAGCGGGACGCCGGTGATACCGACGCCCCGCTTCGTGGTGTCGTCGGGAATCCTGGGCTAGCGGGGCGTTCGCTCGAAGAAGAGGCGCTCCGAATCGGCAAACGCGTTCGCGAGATCAACGATCAGGTCAACGAACGAAGCGGGCGAAATCTCGGCAGCGCCATTGCGATCGCCTTCGTGATGATCGCGGCGGTGCTCGCGAGCCTGCTCATCGATAAGCGCTGGTTCATCATCTTGGGCATCGCGATGGTCGCGGTGCTCGTCGTAGAACTCTCGACGGCAATGCGACGAGTGGGCCTGCGCATCCCCCGCATTCCTTCGGTCGCGATGACATTCGCAGTGGTGCCGGCGGCGTTCTACCTCGGCGCCGAATGGATGTGGGCGGCGCTGATCGCGGGCACGATCGTCGTCTTGCTTTGGCGGGTCGTGGAATGGGTCCTCGAGAAGCCGCGCCTGAGCGCGAAGCAATTGCAGGTCGATGCGACCGCAATCATTTTCGCGCAGCTCTACGCGACCTTCCTCGGATCGTTCTCGGCGCTGCTCGTGGCCCAACCCAACGGCGAGTATTGGGCGCTCGCATTCATCATCGTGGTGGTGTGCGTCGACACGGGCGCGTATGCCACGGGGCTCAAGTTCGGCAAGCACAAGCTCGCGCCACGCATCAGCCCCGGTAAGACTTGGGAAGGCTCAATCGGCGGCACCGTGTTCGCCGTCATCGCCGGAATTCTGCTCTGCATCTATCTGCTCGGCCTGCCCTGGTGGTTCGGCATCGTGATGGGCGTCGCCATTACGATTACCGCCACGGTCGGTGACCTCACCGAGTCGATGATCAAGCGCGCGCTCGGTATCAAGGACATGTCGAACTGGCTCCCCGGCCACGGCGGCTTTTGGGACCGCCTTGACTCCATGTTGCCCTCGGGCGCGATGGCATTTGCGCTCTATTTCTGGGCCGCGCCGCTCATGCACTGAGCAACTTCCGCGTTTGTGCATTCGTTCATCACGGGATGGGGCAGAATAGTCGGGTGACATCTGAAGCCCTTTTCCCCACAGCGCCTCGCGGCGAGTTTGGTTACGACCAAGACGAGGTCGAGCGTGCGCTCGCTGTCGCCCGCGAGCGATACGAGAACTTCGACAACGCCTCCGGCGGAAAGCGGCTCACGGCGAAGAGCATCCGCCACACGGCATTCACGATGCGTAAGCGCGGTTATTCGGCGCCGCACGTGGACGCGGCCCTCGAGCGACTCGAGGATGCGGTGGCCGTTCGTGAGCAGGAGGAGCGGGTGTCGCAGATCGGCAAGGAGGAATACCTCGCTGAGACAAAGGATGCGGCGCGCGCCATTCTGAAACGCCTTGAGCGCGGCCCGGGGGAGCGGTTCGAGCGCGTCTCGGCGTTCCAGCGCGGCTACGCGGTGGGTGAAGTGGATGCATTCAGCGAACGAATCGACGACTTCCTGCGTGGCAAGGCGCCGATGACGCTTCGTGAAGCACGAGGTGTCGCGTTTTCCTCGAAGCGCCGCGGCTACAGCGAGGGGCAAGTCGACCTGCTCATCGACGCCGTGGTCGACGTGATGCTCGCCATTCGCTAGTTTGTCTCGGAACGGTCGCATTGCGGGGCCCGGTCTGAGCCGAACCTGGGAGTTTATAACAGACCCGTTGCCTCTCCGTAACCATTCCGTTATCGTTGGATGCGTTCTTGTTCCAACGAGAGGCAATTCTTGATTACCGACACGATGCGCACCGGTTCGACCCGCGCACCCAAGCCCGCAACGCTCAGCCATGGACGACGCAATCGCGCGTTCATCGCAATTGGCGCCACGTGCGCGCTTGCGGGTATCGCGGCAGTCGGACTTCTCCAGCCAACCGGCACTGCTTCCGTGGCCGATGCGGCCGAGGCACCCTCGCTTGCCGAGATCACCAATTCGCAGTCGCAGAGTTACCAGGCCAACCTAGTGACCGCGGCGGACGACTCGAAGGGCACCCTCGAGCGTACCGACTCCGTGCAAGCCGAGCTTGAGCCGGAACCCACTCCCGAGCCAGAGCCCGAGCCCACGCAGACCGCGGAAGAGTCGACGCCCACCGAGGAAGCGGCACCCGCCGACACGTCGAGCGACGAGTATTCGTCCTCGTCTTCGAGCGAAAGCAGCTCCTCCAACTACCAGTCATCGGTTTCGTACAGCCCTGGCTCTCTGCAGGCAACCGCGCAGCAGATGCTCAATGAACGCGGTATGGGTGACCAATGGACCTGTTTCGACTTCATCATCGATCATGAGTCGAGCTGGAACCCGAATGCGCAGAACCCATCTTCGGGTACGTATGGCCTTGGGCAGTCCATGGATATGCAAAACGACCCCGCGTACCGGTCTGACCCGATTGTGCAAATCAACTGGGCTATCGACTACATGAATGGTCGCTATGGTTCCCCGTGTGGAGCTAAGTCGTTTTGGGACGCCAACAACTGGTACTAAACCCAATACCGTTCAGTTAGGGTTACAGCGGTGTAGTTTGGTGGTATGCCAAGAGCTGGGTGGAAGAAGTCGGAGTCCGAACGTCGGTTGTCGGATTTGGTGTCGGTCGGTGTGCTGACGCGGGTGTTCCCGCCCGGCGTGGTCGATGACGTGATCGCCGAGACAGGTCGTACCGAGCAACGTCATCGCTCGCTACCGGCGCGGGTGATGGCGTATTTCTCCATCGGAATGGCGCTGTACTCGGAGGGGTCGTACGAGGACATCTGGTCGCAATTGACCGATGGCCTGTCCTGGGCCTCTGGCTGGACCGAAACCTACACACCACCGAGCAAGTCTGCGATCTTCCAAGCTCGGGCCCGGTTGGGGTTCGAACCGTTGGCTGCGCTGTTCGAGCGAGTCGCGAACCCGATCGGTGACGCGAGCACGCCGGGTGTCTGGTTGGCGGGCCGTCGGCTGGTCGCGATCGATGGAATGTGCCTCGATGTTGCCGACACTGCGGTGAACCACGCGCACTTCGGTCGACCTGCGACCAGCAAGGGCGAGCAGTCCGCGTTCCCCCAAGCCCGGGTCGTGGCGTTGGCGGAGTGTGGCACCCACGCCATCTTCGCTGCTGAGATCGGCCCCTACCGCGAATCCGAAGCGACCCTCGCTGCGCGGCTTGTGCCGAAGCTGCAACGGGGGATGGTGCTCACCGCCGACCGCGGGTTCTTCTCCTACGCCCTGTGGCGGAAGGCTACCGCGACCGGCGCGGACTTGTTGTGGCGGATCCGCACCGACAAGAGCGCACCGAAGCCGGTCCACGTCGCGGATCTACCCGACGGGTCGTGGCTGGCTGACCTGCGCCAGACGCACTCGGCCGCAGCCCGGCGGGCCGAGCCGATGCGCGTGCGCGTGATCGACTACACGATCGATGACGGCCGCGAACATCCCGAGCGATACCGTCTGTTCACAACCCTGCTTGATCCGGATGAGGTGTCTGCCACGCAGCTGGCCGCCGGTTATTCCCAGCGGTGGGAGATCGAGCTGGCCTTCGACGAGCTCAAGACCCACCAACGAGGGCCGCGTACGGTGCTGCGTTCCAAGTCTCCGGATCTGGTGTTGCAGGAGATCTGGGGACACTTGTGCTGCCACTTCGCGATCCGGTCCTTGATGGGCGAGGCTGCCGCCCATCAAGGGCATGATCCGGACCGGGTGAGTTTTGTTGCTGCGTTGCGGATCACTCGTCAAACCCTCGCCCATCCGGGCGCTTTTTTCCCCTGACCAGCATGACCGCGACGGTCCCGGCTGGCTCGGGTTCCTTCGCCGGCTCCTTGCGCGGCTCAATCCCGTGCGTCGACGCCGTTCTGCTCCCCGGGTGGTGAAACGGAAGTACGTGAAGTGGCACGTCAAACGTGCCGAGCACGCCGACTGGCCCCAGCCTGCTAAGCAGACGACGATCAGCGTCAGTCGCTGCTAACTGAACGGTATTGGTACTAAACCAGCCCCGCTCTTCCGAGTGAGCTGAATGTTGGAACTTCAAACGGCCCGATCCGCAAGGATCGGGCCGTTTTGCAATTCCTGCGTAAGACTAGAGGCATGCCTCGTTCCAATAAACCCCGCCGCCAGCATCCCCGTGGACGAAGCAGCAAACGCGACGCCGGCTGGGAGCCGCTCGACGTCGAGCGACTCCAGGGCGGCTTCCGTCGCACCGAAATCAAGCGCGGCCGGGAGTACACCGTCCAGCCCATCCGCGCCGAGCGGGCCGTCAAGGTCTATATCTGTCCCGGTTGCGGGCGCGACGTCTTACCTGGCACCGCACACGTCGCCGTGTGGCAGGCCGACAGCATCATGGGCGACGACTCGGCCCTCGCCGATCGCCGACACTGGCACAATCAGTGTTGGCGAGTGGCTTAGCCTGCCCGCGCTACCGCGCGTTCTGGTGGGGGATGATCACCTTGCGCACGATGATGATCAGGCTCGCGGCGACCGGGATCGCAATAAGCGCACCGAGCAAACCAAGGAGCGTACCGCCGGTCAGCGCGGCGATGACGACGATCGAACCGGGCACCTTCACCGCCGACGACATGATCCGAGGGCTGATCAGGTACGCCTCGATCTGCATGTAGACCAGGTAGTAAATCGCGGCGATCCACCAGATCGGCGAGTTCGGATCATTCAGGATGAGCTGCGACAGCACGATGATCGTGGATGCGCTGATCGTCCCCACCATGGGGATGAGCGAGCCGAGGAAGGCGATCACGGCGAACACCATGGGCATCGTTGCGCCGATGAGCGACAAGAAGATAAACGAGAGCACGCCATTGATCAGGCCGAGCGAAATCTGGCCAACGACGTACTTACCGACGGAGCCGGTGATCTCCTCCGTGATCTCCATCGTCGATGCTCGATTGGATGCGGGAGTGAGCTGGTAGAAACCCTGCTTGATCGTGTTCATGCTCGTGACGAAGTAGATCATCAGGATGAAGACAATCAGCACTCCGAATAGGCCGTTGATGATGCCGACGCCGACCTGGAGGACGCCACCCGTGATGGATGCCGCGTTCTGCTGCAGCCACGAGGTGGCCTGAGCGATCGCCGCCTGGACATCGAGGGCGGGGAAGTTTGCGCTGAGCCACTCCACGATATTGGAGTTGAGCAGGTCGCCGATGATCGCGCCGTAGCGAATCGACAGTTCGTTGACCTGTTCGGTAATGGATGGCACGATCGCCCAGACGACGAGCACGATGATCACGAGCACGCCGACGAACAGCACGAGCATCGCGACGGGGCGCGGCCACTTCTTGCGCTCGAGAAAAGAAATCAGCGGATCGAAGCCGAGTGCGAGAAAAAGCGCCGCCCCGATGTAGGTAAGGACCGTCGATATCGAGCCGAGAATCCCGGCCAGCAGCAGCGCGACGAGCGCACCAAGAGCGCCGAGAAACCCGATCTTAAACGGATTCTCGACGCTCCAGGTGCGCTTCTCCATGGTCTAGGAGCGCTTTGCGTCCTGCGAACTCGGGACGGATTCCTCCGCTGCATCCTCGTTCGAGCCGGAACCCTGATTGTCGGCGTCCTGCGCCTGCCGCTGTGCGTCGTCCTCGGCCTTACCCTGGGGCGCCGCATCTGCCTGCGCGGCAGCGTTCGTCGGCGCCTCGTCGGACACCGTCGACGGAATCGTGGGGATGTTCAACTGCGAGAACACGGAACGCATCTGCTCGAGATGCTCCGCGATCTGGTCGCGCTCTTCACGGATCTCGCTGAGGCGTCGTTCCGCCTGCTGCTGCTCGCCACGGCTGCGGTTCTCGAGCTCGCGGGCACGCTCTCGGGCCTGGCGGTTTGAGTTCTCGAGCAGGTTCGCGGCCTGCGTCTCGGCGGTCTGGACCGTTTCCTGCGCGCGACGCCGCGCATCCGCGGTGATCTTGCCTGCCTCGCGACGGACCATTTCGCTGCGTTGATTGAGATCGGCGAGCTGCTCGGTGGCGTCATCGATGAGCTTCTTCGCGGCTGCCTCCGCGTTTCGGCCGGCGACGACGAGCTGCTGCTCGAACTCGTTCCGCTTTTCGGCGAGCTCAACTTCCTGGTCGCTCTTCGTCTTGGCGAGCTCGCGTAGCGAATTCTCCCGCAACTCGGCGAGCTCGGTCGTCACGCGCTGGCGCTCCTGCTCAAGCTCGCGGGTCTGTCGGGCATGGAGTTCGTTGAGTTCGAGCTCAAGCTTGGTGCGCTTGTCGGCGAGTTCGGTTTCGAGCAGTTCGCGCTCGTTTGCCAACTCGCGGTCGTGCTTGGCACGGGCCGACGTCAGTTCATCTTCGAGCTGGGCTCGGGCCTGGGCGATTTCGGCATTGAGTTGTTCGCGCTGCATGGTCTGCTGGCTCGTCCAGGCGGCCTGGGCCTCGGCAAGTTCCTGCTCCTGGGTGCGGCGGATGTCGCCGAGCTGGCGCTCCGACTCGCCGCGGCGTTCGACCGACTCGCGCTCGAACCGTTCCCGGTCCTCATCGAGCGCGTGACGCGTTTGCGCCTCGTAGTCGGCGAACTCGCGCTGTTGCTTGGTAAGGGCCGCGAGGGCTACGGCCAGCTCTTCCTCGTGCTGCTGGCGTTGACGCGCGATCTCCTCGTTTGTCTGCGCGTGGGCGGCCTCGATTTCGCGGTCGGTCGCGTGGCGCTTCTCGCGGAGCTCGGACGTGACCTGGTCCTTGACCGAGTCGATTTCGCGCTCCTGATTGAGCTTGGTGAGCTCGGCTTCCTGCCGAGCGTTTTCGACCAGCTGGTCGGCCGTCGACTGTGCCTCGGCGGCGATGCGACGGGCCGACTGATCCGCGTCGTTCGAGACCCGCTCGGCGTAATCGTTCGCATCCTCGTGGATCTTCACGGCTTCGCGCTGTGCGGTTTCGCGAATCTCGTCGGCCTCGCGGTTTGCGTCGGAGACGAGGCGTGACGCCTGATCCTCAGCGGTAGCAAGCGTGCCCGCGAGCTTCGTGCCAAGACCCGCGTAACTCGGGGAGTCGGCCTCCTTGAGGTCCTCGTTGAGCTTCTCCACCTGAGCGCGCAACGTGGCAATTTCACGTGCCGCGCCGTCCTGCGCCGACTGCGTTTCGTGAAGCCGCTGCTGCAGCTCACCAATAGCTTGGTCAACCTCCTCGCGATTGTATCCGCGCATGGTCGTGGTGAAGTTGAAGCCTTCCACAGCCGTCCTTCCAAGGTGAAGAGTGAAGCGCAAAACGCACTAGTGAGATGGTTGAAGTCTAGATGGAGGATGCGTCGGAATCGCCCGGAGCGGCGCACGCCGGGTAATGGAAAAGCGTACGATCAGATCACGATCAGGTCACAAATCCGCGGTTGCGATAGGATTTAACGCTCAGCTTTGTGCAACTTGCCCGATCTAGTAATAAGGAGAACGCGTGCGATTCATCCTGGCAGCAGTGGCATTCGTTGCGAGTGTCGCGATGCTTATCACCGGCGCGGTCCAATATTCGCAGGCCTCGAACGTCAGCGAAGTGTCAGCAATCGGTAGTACCGAGTCGACCGCACCGATCACGTTGATTGGTTCCGAAACCCTCGCCTCGCGCGCAGGTACTCAATCGATCGTGATTCAAGCAGACGGACCGATCAATGTCGCGGTTGGTCGGACGGAAGACGTTACTGCTTGGGTCGGGGATGCGCTGCACAACACGGTCACGATCGATGAGACCGCTGACACCCGCAACCAGCAGACGCTGGCGCTCGTATTCACCGAATCAGGCACGGAGCCGACGGTGCCGTCGGTGCTGGGTCAGGACCTGTGGTTCGAGGAACACTCGGGGGACGGCACCCTGTCGCTCGACCTCGTCGTCTCGCCGGGCTACTCGATGATCATCGCCGCGGACGGGACTGACCCCGCCCCGAGTGATATCCAAATTAGTTGGCCGTTCGGTGGCTATGCGCCGCTCGTCGGGCCGCTGCTGACTGCTGGTGCGATTCTCCTCCTCGTCGCTCTCGCCCTGCTCGCCTGGGCACTCATGCACCGCCGGAGCACTAAGCGTGAGGCGGCCCTCGCTGCTAAGCGCGCGGCCGCCAGCGACAAGGCGGTGGCGGCTGGCGACGTGGCCATGACCGAAGCCGAGTGGTCGCCCGTGCCCTGGGTGGACGCGGCGGACGACGCCGGTGCGCCGGATGACACCACGAAGCGCAGGCGCAAAGCGCACCTCGCGGTGCCCGATGCGGAATCGGGCACCCCTCCCGTCGATGAGACAGATGCCGCAGCGCCGAGCACCGAGGGTGATTCGACGCCCGCGGGCGAAACCGCAGCTGAAGTGACCGAGCCT
This DNA window, taken from Gulosibacter molinativorax, encodes the following:
- a CDS encoding phosphatidate cytidylyltransferase, producing the protein MTEDARDDAKRDAGDTDAPLRGVVGNPGLAGRSLEEEALRIGKRVREINDQVNERSGRNLGSAIAIAFVMIAAVLASLLIDKRWFIILGIAMVAVLVVELSTAMRRVGLRIPRIPSVAMTFAVVPAAFYLGAEWMWAALIAGTIVVLLWRVVEWVLEKPRLSAKQLQVDATAIIFAQLYATFLGSFSALLVAQPNGEYWALAFIIVVVCVDTGAYATGLKFGKHKLAPRISPGKTWEGSIGGTVFAVIAGILLCIYLLGLPWWFGIVMGVAITITATVGDLTESMIKRALGIKDMSNWLPGHGGFWDRLDSMLPSGAMAFALYFWAAPLMH
- a CDS encoding DivIVA domain-containing protein gives rise to the protein MTSEALFPTAPRGEFGYDQDEVERALAVARERYENFDNASGGKRLTAKSIRHTAFTMRKRGYSAPHVDAALERLEDAVAVREQEERVSQIGKEEYLAETKDAARAILKRLERGPGERFERVSAFQRGYAVGEVDAFSERIDDFLRGKAPMTLREARGVAFSSKRRGYSEGQVDLLIDAVVDVMLAIR
- a CDS encoding aggregation-promoting factor C-terminal-like domain-containing protein; this translates as MITDTMRTGSTRAPKPATLSHGRRNRAFIAIGATCALAGIAAVGLLQPTGTASVADAAEAPSLAEITNSQSQSYQANLVTAADDSKGTLERTDSVQAELEPEPTPEPEPEPTQTAEESTPTEEAAPADTSSDEYSSSSSSESSSSNYQSSVSYSPGSLQATAQQMLNERGMGDQWTCFDFIIDHESSWNPNAQNPSSGTYGLGQSMDMQNDPAYRSDPIVQINWAIDYMNGRYGSPCGAKSFWDANNWY
- a CDS encoding IS4 family transposase; translation: MPRAGWKKSESERRLSDLVSVGVLTRVFPPGVVDDVIAETGRTEQRHRSLPARVMAYFSIGMALYSEGSYEDIWSQLTDGLSWASGWTETYTPPSKSAIFQARARLGFEPLAALFERVANPIGDASTPGVWLAGRRLVAIDGMCLDVADTAVNHAHFGRPATSKGEQSAFPQARVVALAECGTHAIFAAEIGPYRESEATLAARLVPKLQRGMVLTADRGFFSYALWRKATATGADLLWRIRTDKSAPKPVHVADLPDGSWLADLRQTHSAAARRAEPMRVRVIDYTIDDGREHPERYRLFTTLLDPDEVSATQLAAGYSQRWEIELAFDELKTHQRGPRTVLRSKSPDLVLQEIWGHLCCHFAIRSLMGEAAAHQGHDPDRVSFVAALRITRQTLAHPGAFFP
- a CDS encoding AI-2E family transporter; the protein is MEKRTWSVENPFKIGFLGALGALVALLLAGILGSISTVLTYIGAALFLALGFDPLISFLERKKWPRPVAMLVLFVGVLVIIVLVVWAIVPSITEQVNELSIRYGAIIGDLLNSNIVEWLSANFPALDVQAAIAQATSWLQQNAASITGGVLQVGVGIINGLFGVLIVFILMIYFVTSMNTIKQGFYQLTPASNRASTMEITEEITGSVGKYVVGQISLGLINGVLSFIFLSLIGATMPMVFAVIAFLGSLIPMVGTISASTIIVLSQLILNDPNSPIWWIAAIYYLVYMQIEAYLISPRIMSSAVKVPGSIVVIAALTGGTLLGLLGALIAIPVAASLIIIVRKVIIPHQNAR
- a CDS encoding DivIVA domain-containing protein produces the protein MRGYNREEVDQAIGELQQRLHETQSAQDGAAREIATLRAQVEKLNEDLKEADSPSYAGLGTKLAGTLATAEDQASRLVSDANREADEIRETAQREAVKIHEDANDYAERVSNDADQSARRIAAEAQSTADQLVENARQEAELTKLNQEREIDSVKDQVTSELREKRHATDREIEAAHAQTNEEIARQRQQHEEELAVALAALTKQQREFADYEAQTRHALDEDRERFERESVERRGESERQLGDIRRTQEQELAEAQAAWTSQQTMQREQLNAEIAQARAQLEDELTSARAKHDRELANERELLETELADKRTKLELELNELHARQTRELEQERQRVTTELAELRENSLRELAKTKSDQEVELAEKRNEFEQQLVVAGRNAEAAAKKLIDDATEQLADLNQRSEMVRREAGKITADARRRAQETVQTAETQAANLLENSNRQARERARELENRSRGEQQQAERRLSEIREERDQIAEHLEQMRSVFSQLNIPTIPSTVSDEAPTNAAAQADAAPQGKAEDDAQRQAQDADNQGSGSNEDAAEESVPSSQDAKRS